From Amphritea atlantica, a single genomic window includes:
- a CDS encoding response regulator: MIKVVIAEDDPQIAEIQRRFLERIDGFELAGIAHRLEEAEDLIEILQPDLLLLDIQFPSGTGFDLLRKIRAGNIAIDVIMITAAKEVDTLREALHGGVFDYILKPLVFERLQETLHNYQQHLQKFRSLETLAQSDVDRVLPRSTSSHETTASEVVRLPKGIDAITLEKINKVFTDRSTTLNAEEVGEIIGASRTTARRYLEYLVSCSELTAEVSYGTVGRPERRYQKSR, from the coding sequence ATGATAAAAGTTGTAATTGCTGAAGATGATCCACAGATCGCAGAGATCCAACGGCGTTTTCTCGAACGCATAGACGGGTTTGAGCTGGCAGGCATCGCCCACCGGCTGGAAGAAGCGGAGGATCTGATTGAAATCCTGCAGCCCGATCTGTTGCTGTTGGATATTCAGTTTCCCAGCGGTACCGGTTTTGACCTGCTGCGAAAGATCCGCGCGGGTAATATCGCTATCGATGTGATTATGATTACCGCAGCTAAAGAGGTGGACACTTTGCGCGAAGCGCTGCATGGCGGAGTCTTCGACTACATTCTTAAACCACTGGTATTCGAACGGCTGCAGGAAACACTGCATAACTACCAGCAACATCTGCAAAAATTTCGCAGCCTGGAAACCCTCGCTCAGAGTGATGTGGACAGAGTACTGCCTCGCAGTACGTCATCCCATGAGACCACAGCCAGTGAAGTGGTGCGGCTGCCAAAAGGGATTGATGCCATCACTCTGGAAAAAATCAATAAAGTATTTACCGATCGCAGCACTACCCTCAACGCTGAAGAGGTCGGAGAAATCATCGGCGCCAGCCGGACCACCGCCCGTCGCTATCTGGAATATCTGGTGAGTTGCTCCGAACTCACCGCTGAAGTCAGCTATGGCACTGTCGGTCGACCTGAAAGACGCTATCAAAAGAGTCGCTAA
- a CDS encoding DUF2937 family protein, giving the protein MIGRLLDKLIFGITLLLALQVPQLADHYQQYLAGMYESTKWQVEGYAATAKAFGYTDTRSMIRQHQQNSEPSVRADAGQKLVTLDLFDDLHQGVVVFEQGNLLSKTLYMFTPSRYHYLEKTLDNFKPGIPLTIEAALFGVILGLLLNVMMTQPCILLTRRFRRRGATKKEPACRQNDQATGC; this is encoded by the coding sequence ATGATAGGCCGACTATTAGATAAGCTGATTTTTGGGATTACTCTGCTACTTGCGCTGCAGGTACCGCAGCTGGCTGACCATTATCAGCAGTATCTGGCCGGCATGTACGAATCAACTAAGTGGCAGGTTGAGGGATATGCCGCGACCGCCAAAGCCTTTGGCTATACCGATACCCGGTCAATGATCAGACAACATCAGCAAAACAGTGAACCCAGCGTCAGAGCCGATGCCGGACAAAAGCTGGTCACTCTGGACCTGTTTGATGATTTACACCAGGGCGTAGTAGTGTTTGAACAGGGTAATCTGCTCAGTAAAACGCTTTATATGTTTACCCCCTCCCGGTACCACTATCTCGAAAAGACACTGGATAACTTTAAACCGGGAATACCGCTGACCATCGAGGCGGCCCTCTTCGGCGTTATTCTCGGCCTTTTGCTAAACGTTATGATGACCCAGCCCTGCATTTTGCTGACCCGGCGATTCAGACGCAGGGGAGCCACGAAAAAGGAGCCGGCATGCAGGCAGAACGATCAGGCCACCGGATGCTGA
- a CDS encoding sensor histidine kinase, with the protein MKLRQLKLKQRMILILGIMALIQTGFIGLFALHYLERSLDEQIGQRALDVAKTIAAMPDVIQAVEQKDSLYLQPLSISLAKTTRARFVVIGDNDGIRLAHPRPEKIGHSMADDDGDTGYPALIEGHGYIAKAVGSLGWSMRGKAPVISADGNIVGLISVGYDLNRVSEIIQRYRLTLILVILGSFIVSAAIAVWFANHFKKAIFGLEPEQIARLFDEQRATLESVREGIIAINSAGEITTINQTAIETLGLPKNGSLIGRKIDEVLPDSCMLDVLNTGEPQFDQEVWRGDHCIIANRLPLKQGDTITGAVSSFRRKDELDMVSQQLTRIQQYADTLRSQSHEYSNKLHTIAGLIQIGASDKALQLIGQETQSHQALIKLLMKAVPDPVLAGCLLGKYNRAREMGLTLVIDPESEMTSLPEKLPREQLVSIIGNLIDNALEATLKHHGNEGRVLLAMTDLGNDLIFEIEDQGPGIPLQQQDKIFEKGFSSKTNDGHGYGLHLVKNLLDKLCGTITIESGSAGGSRFTVYIPKNKK; encoded by the coding sequence ATGAAGCTTCGTCAGCTAAAACTTAAACAGCGAATGATTCTGATTCTGGGGATAATGGCGCTGATACAAACAGGGTTTATCGGTCTGTTTGCCTTGCACTATCTCGAACGTTCGCTTGATGAACAGATCGGTCAGCGCGCGCTGGATGTCGCCAAGACCATCGCTGCGATGCCGGATGTTATTCAGGCGGTAGAACAGAAAGACAGTCTCTATCTGCAGCCACTGAGCATCTCCCTGGCGAAAACAACCCGGGCCCGTTTTGTTGTCATTGGCGATAATGATGGTATTCGCCTGGCGCACCCAAGACCGGAAAAGATCGGTCACTCGATGGCGGACGATGATGGCGATACCGGCTACCCGGCACTGATTGAAGGGCATGGTTATATCGCTAAAGCTGTGGGCTCACTGGGCTGGTCGATGCGCGGTAAAGCACCGGTCATCAGCGCAGATGGCAATATTGTCGGATTAATCTCTGTCGGTTACGATCTGAACCGGGTAAGCGAGATAATCCAGCGCTACCGACTCACGCTGATTCTGGTCATCCTCGGTTCATTTATTGTCAGTGCAGCGATAGCGGTCTGGTTTGCCAACCACTTTAAAAAAGCGATCTTCGGGCTGGAGCCTGAGCAGATCGCCCGCCTGTTTGATGAGCAGCGTGCGACGCTGGAGTCGGTACGTGAAGGCATTATCGCCATTAACAGTGCCGGTGAGATAACCACCATTAACCAGACGGCAATCGAAACCCTGGGACTGCCCAAAAATGGCAGCCTGATCGGCCGTAAAATCGATGAAGTTTTGCCTGACAGTTGCATGCTGGACGTGCTGAATACCGGCGAACCCCAGTTTGATCAGGAAGTGTGGCGTGGCGATCACTGCATTATCGCCAACCGTCTGCCTCTGAAACAGGGCGATACCATCACCGGAGCCGTGTCCAGTTTTCGCCGCAAGGATGAACTGGATATGGTCAGTCAGCAGCTCACCCGGATTCAACAGTACGCTGACACCCTGCGCAGCCAGTCTCACGAATATTCCAACAAACTCCATACCATCGCCGGCCTGATTCAGATCGGTGCCTCCGATAAGGCGCTGCAACTGATCGGACAGGAAACCCAAAGCCATCAGGCGCTAATCAAACTGTTGATGAAAGCAGTACCCGACCCGGTGCTGGCCGGATGCTTACTGGGTAAATATAATCGCGCCCGTGAAATGGGCCTGACACTGGTCATCGACCCGGAAAGTGAGATGACCTCTCTGCCGGAAAAGCTCCCCCGCGAGCAGTTGGTCAGTATTATTGGCAATCTCATCGATAACGCGCTTGAAGCAACCCTTAAGCATCACGGTAATGAAGGCAGAGTGCTCCTGGCGATGACCGATCTGGGCAATGATCTGATCTTTGAAATCGAAGATCAGGGACCCGGTATTCCGTTGCAACAGCAGGACAAGATATTTGAAAAAGGCTTCAGCAGTAAAACGAATGATGGTCATGGCTATGGCCTGCATCTGGTAAAAAACCTGCTGGATAAGCTTTGTGGCACTATAACTATAGAGAGCGGCAGTGCAGGCGGCAGTCGCTTTACCGTATATATCCCCAAAAATAAAAAATAA
- a CDS encoding bifunctional diguanylate cyclase/phosphodiesterase produces MNQGLKKITILYRQKLALLISVIMIFFIIGAVSLYQLRQSISILDQNYGTSVFSMFQLKLELQRFYDSLSLYRSAPDPQHLDEVNKRYDILWSRFPVLIKGEDGIRIRNVANAESTILKAFDTVKSLDTGISQRLATEPKYSTEIQQTLLPQMEAIDGLTLQNFYSTNAIINRNDSRVLELQQQLILLMSGVIFIGIVLLIMAIRESRLNRHQAEHDSLTGIPNRAFLKREITRYCEQKKPFALHLIDLNGFKDVNDTLGHHIGDVLLQSVSERLTQGIDEQNGCLTCRLGGDEFAIIQPIIRNNNSLNILGDKIIQLFKKQFKIDQHTCFIGASIGSVIYPEHGLNVGSLLTRADIAMYKAKEQAVDSRQMLFNFDMDVQIHRRQRLQADLREALKYKKLQLVYQPIVDLKNPRVACLEALLRWNHETLGPIPPLEIIEIAEKYSLANELGLWVIAETCRQLQEWRSGGLEPLPVAINISPSMHHLDLAGMINESLALNNLPKGLIRIEVTEDTSMRILKETQDLLPGLGRHNISIALDDFGTGLSSLSHLQQLPVQTLKIDRSFISKISADHTSRRLVKNIIGIGHDLGMKVVAEGIEDNSAAALLTAYQCDYGQGYLFSKPLAPHLIPDCCRQLETVPAEAAANDF; encoded by the coding sequence ATGAATCAGGGACTGAAAAAAATCACCATACTCTATCGCCAGAAACTCGCCTTGCTGATATCTGTCATTATGATTTTTTTTATCATCGGTGCCGTCAGCCTTTACCAGCTGCGCCAGTCAATCAGCATTCTCGACCAGAACTACGGCACCAGTGTCTTCTCTATGTTCCAGCTAAAGCTGGAGTTACAGCGCTTTTATGATTCACTTTCGCTCTACCGCTCGGCCCCGGATCCTCAACATCTTGACGAGGTAAATAAGCGCTACGATATCCTCTGGAGTCGTTTTCCGGTCTTAATTAAAGGCGAAGACGGAATACGGATCCGCAACGTCGCTAACGCGGAAAGCACCATATTGAAAGCCTTTGATACGGTTAAATCACTGGATACCGGCATTTCTCAAAGACTGGCAACTGAACCGAAATACAGCACTGAGATACAACAAACGCTACTACCACAAATGGAAGCGATTGACGGACTGACCCTACAAAATTTCTACAGCACTAATGCAATTATTAATCGTAATGACAGTCGGGTACTCGAACTGCAACAACAACTTATTTTGCTGATGAGCGGGGTAATTTTCATCGGCATCGTACTGTTAATTATGGCCATCAGGGAAAGCCGGCTAAATCGTCATCAGGCAGAGCATGACAGCCTCACCGGAATTCCCAACCGGGCGTTTCTGAAACGAGAGATTACCCGCTACTGCGAGCAGAAAAAGCCTTTTGCTCTGCACCTGATTGATCTGAATGGCTTTAAGGATGTCAACGATACGCTGGGCCATCACATTGGCGATGTGCTGTTACAATCGGTTTCAGAACGACTTACCCAGGGGATTGATGAACAAAATGGCTGTCTCACTTGTCGCCTGGGTGGCGATGAATTCGCGATCATCCAGCCAATCATTCGCAACAACAATAGTCTGAACATTCTGGGAGACAAGATTATCCAGCTGTTTAAAAAACAGTTTAAAATCGATCAGCATACCTGCTTCATCGGCGCCAGTATTGGCAGTGTTATCTACCCTGAGCACGGACTAAATGTCGGCAGTCTGCTGACCCGGGCTGATATCGCCATGTATAAAGCGAAAGAACAGGCGGTCGATTCAAGACAGATGCTCTTCAACTTTGATATGGATGTTCAGATTCATCGCAGACAAAGACTGCAGGCAGACCTGCGTGAAGCGCTGAAATACAAGAAACTGCAACTGGTGTATCAGCCCATTGTCGATCTTAAGAACCCGCGAGTCGCCTGTCTGGAAGCGCTGTTGCGCTGGAACCATGAAACCCTGGGGCCGATCCCCCCTCTGGAGATCATAGAGATAGCCGAAAAATACTCACTGGCAAACGAGCTGGGCCTATGGGTCATCGCGGAAACATGTCGCCAACTCCAGGAGTGGCGTTCAGGCGGTCTTGAACCACTGCCGGTGGCCATCAATATATCACCCTCAATGCACCACCTGGATTTGGCGGGCATGATTAATGAGTCTCTGGCGCTGAATAACCTCCCTAAAGGGCTTATCCGGATAGAGGTCACTGAAGACACCAGTATGCGGATTCTGAAAGAGACTCAGGATTTGCTGCCGGGCCTTGGGCGACACAATATCAGTATCGCCCTCGATGATTTCGGCACCGGACTGTCTTCGCTAAGTCACCTGCAGCAGTTGCCTGTGCAGACGCTCAAGATCGACCGCAGCTTTATCAGCAAGATTTCCGCGGACCACACCAGCAGACGACTGGTCAAAAATATTATCGGTATCGGTCATGATCTGGGAATGAAGGTGGTTGCCGAAGGTATAGAAGACAACAGCGCCGCGGCCCTGCTCACCGCATATCAGTGTGATTACGGTCAGGGATACCTGTTCAGTAAGCCGCTTGCCCCGCACCTGATTCCCGACTGTTGCCGGCAGTTAGAGACGGTGCCTGCAGAGGCCGCGGCCAACGATTTCTGA